Genomic segment of Malus domestica chromosome 15, GDT2T_hap1:
GAGACGAATTTTCAAGGACATTTCAGTACTACTTGGACCGGTCGACCCCGAACCCGGTTCACAGGTGGCTGGGGACTCTTGCTGTGGCGGTGGTTTACGTGCTCCGAGTTTACTATATTCAAGGGTTCTACATTGTGTCATACGGCCTGGGAATCTATATCTTGAATCTGTTGATTGGTTTTCTGTCACCAAAGGTTGATCCAGAGCTCGAAGCGGACGGGGCTTCCCTGCCAACCCGAGGTTCCGATGAGTTTAAGCCGTTCATTCGCCGCCTTCCCGAGTTCAAATTCTGGTAATTGAACAACTTCCTTAGTGGAATTGTGAGAGTTGCATTGTATATGTACTTGCTATGGGTTTTTGGGTGTGCTCTAAAGTAGGTGTTGTGGCTGATTTAAATGTTTGAGTAGCACTTATATGACTGCTACATTAGATCATACCAAAAAACCCCGGGCTTAGGAAGGCGGGGTTCTGGCTATTTGTATGTATGCTTTAAAATTTGTACACTTGTATGGATGGTAGAAGTGTGAACTTAATAAGAAGCTTGATAACTCAACAGGATCTTTTAGCA
This window contains:
- the LOC103450459 gene encoding protein RER1B yields the protein MEGVEGGDAGSAVAPLAKWRDEFSRTFQYYLDRSTPNPVHRWLGTLAVAVVYVLRVYYIQGFYIVSYGLGIYILNLLIGFLSPKVDPELEADGASLPTRGSDEFKPFIRRLPEFKFWYSITKAFCIAFLMTFFSAFDVPVFWPILLCYWIVLFALTMKRQIMHMIKYKYVPFSIGKQRYTGQRRAAANSD